The following are from one region of the Chloracidobacterium sp. genome:
- the accC gene encoding acetyl-CoA carboxylase biotin carboxylase subunit has product MSTREIRKILIANRGEIACRIIWTCKEMGIKTVAIHSEADREALHVRFADEAICVGGNPSAQSYLNIPAIISAAEITNVDAIHPGYGFLAESATFATICEDCNIKFIGPKAKVIAMMGDKVEARRTMQAAGVPILPGSPEPIESAEEAVEIAREIGFPVIIKAAAGGGGRGMRIVRTEQELKGNLETAQSEALAAFKNGAVYIERYIERPRHIEIQVLADEHGNCIHLGERECSIQRRHQKLLEEAPSPVITPEQRERMGAVAVKACQEIGYSNAGTFEFLLDEDGSFYFMEMNTRIQVEHPVTEMVTLADIVRNQIRIASGEDLQYTQSDVQIVGHSIECRINAEDPVKFTPSPGKITAFNIPGGPGVRVDTAVYPGYSVPPYYDSMIAKLIVHARTRELAIARMQRALEMMVVEGIKTTIPLHKKIMADERFRKGDFSTKFMEEFEYTVDN; this is encoded by the coding sequence ATGAGCACGCGTGAGATCCGCAAAATACTGATCGCAAATCGCGGCGAGATCGCTTGTCGGATAATTTGGACATGCAAGGAGATGGGTATAAAGACCGTCGCCATACACTCCGAAGCCGATCGCGAAGCGCTGCACGTTCGTTTCGCCGATGAAGCGATCTGTGTCGGCGGCAATCCTTCGGCCCAGAGCTATCTTAATATTCCGGCAATAATCAGTGCGGCCGAAATTACAAATGTCGATGCGATCCATCCAGGTTATGGATTCCTTGCCGAATCTGCAACTTTTGCAACTATTTGCGAAGACTGCAACATAAAGTTCATCGGTCCGAAGGCGAAAGTCATCGCAATGATGGGTGACAAGGTCGAAGCACGCCGAACAATGCAGGCGGCGGGAGTTCCGATCTTGCCCGGCAGCCCGGAGCCGATAGAATCTGCTGAAGAAGCAGTTGAGATCGCCCGCGAAATAGGCTTTCCCGTGATCATCAAGGCTGCCGCAGGCGGTGGCGGACGCGGGATGCGGATCGTCCGGACCGAACAGGAATTGAAGGGAAATCTCGAAACCGCTCAATCTGAAGCGCTTGCCGCATTCAAGAATGGTGCAGTCTACATTGAGCGTTATATCGAACGTCCGCGCCACATCGAGATCCAGGTTCTCGCCGATGAGCACGGAAATTGTATTCACCTTGGCGAACGCGAATGTTCGATCCAGCGTCGACATCAGAAGTTATTAGAAGAAGCTCCGTCGCCGGTCATCACGCCCGAACAGCGTGAGAGGATGGGTGCGGTCGCCGTCAAGGCATGTCAGGAGATCGGTTACTCCAACGCCGGCACGTTCGAATTCCTGCTTGACGAGGATGGCAGTTTCTATTTCATGGAAATGAACACGCGGATTCAAGTCGAGCATCCGGTGACAGAAATGGTAACGCTTGCGGACATCGTTCGCAATCAGATCCGTATCGCCTCTGGCGAAGATCTTCAGTACACGCAGAGCGATGTCCAGATAGTCGGGCATTCTATCGAGTGCCGCATCAATGCCGAAGATCCGGTAAAGTTTACGCCGAGTCCGGGAAAAATAACTGCATTCAATATTCCGGGTGGCCCGGGTGTGCGCGTGGACACAGCGGTTTATCCGGGTTACAGCGTCCCGCCGTATTACGATTCGATGATCGCCAAACTGATAGTTCACGCGCGTACACGCGAATTAGCGATCGCTCGGATGCAGCGGGCACTGGAAATGATGGTCGTTGAAGGGATCAAAACAACGATCCCGCTCCACAAAAAGATCATGGCGGACGAGAGGTTTCGCAAAGGAGATTTCTCTACAAAGTTCATGGAAGAGTTTGAATACACGGTTGATAACTGA
- the accB gene encoding acetyl-CoA carboxylase biotin carboxyl carrier protein: MDELRELAELVNEHGFTDFEFENENIRVRLSKMAAAPIVQQYQPISQPHAAPPAPSATSTEALAVEAESDLHTITSPIVGTFYRSPGPDKEPYVSEGSSVGPDSVVCIVEAMKLMNEIQAETSGVIAKIFVENGQPVEYGQPLFGVKK, from the coding sequence ATGGACGAGCTTCGTGAACTTGCGGAACTCGTCAATGAGCACGGCTTTACCGATTTTGAGTTCGAGAATGAGAATATCCGCGTCAGATTGAGCAAGATGGCAGCGGCACCGATCGTCCAGCAATATCAGCCGATCTCGCAACCGCACGCTGCCCCACCCGCCCCATCGGCCACATCCACTGAAGCACTTGCGGTCGAAGCGGAAAGCGATCTTCACACCATTACCTCGCCTATCGTTGGGACCTTTTATCGTTCTCCGGGCCCGGATAAGGAACCGTACGTCTCGGAGGGTAGTTCAGTAGGTCCGGACAGCGTCGTTTGCATCGTCGAAGCGATGAAACTGATGAACGAGATACAGGCAGAAACGAGCGGCGTTATCGCCAAGATATTTGTTGAGAATGGTCAGCCGGTCGAATATGGCCAGCCGTTGTTCGGAGTCAAGAAGTAG
- the rplQ gene encoding 50S ribosomal protein L17, with translation MRHLKAHRKLGRTSEHRISLLRNLATSLIIADKEHIITTVPKAKELRPFVEKAITLAKKAQHLNGEDAKIQEVHLRRQAARFFHAGNSTFKAEQSRFRGKKGEAKETIERTAGVKAVQRLFGELGQRYKDRNGGYTRIIRLGRRSGDNAEMAVIELVDNPRELAAKG, from the coding sequence ATGAGACATTTAAAAGCACATCGAAAATTGGGACGAACTTCCGAGCATCGTATATCATTGCTCCGCAATCTAGCTACATCCTTGATAATTGCGGATAAGGAGCATATCATTACGACCGTTCCGAAGGCGAAGGAACTTCGGCCGTTCGTTGAGAAGGCAATTACTCTTGCCAAGAAAGCACAGCACCTCAACGGCGAGGACGCAAAGATCCAGGAAGTCCATTTGCGGCGTCAGGCCGCGCGTTTCTTCCACGCAGGCAATAGTACTTTCAAAGCGGAGCAGAGCCGCTTTCGCGGCAAGAAAGGCGAGGCAAAGGAGACGATCGAACGCACGGCCGGGGTAAAGGCGGTTCAGCGGCTGTTCGGTGAGTTGGGACAGCGGTACAAGGATCGCAATGGCGGTTACACACGTATCATTCGCCTCGGACGCCGATCGGGCGACAATGCCGAAATGGCAGTCATTGAATTGGTCGATAACCCGCGCGAACTGGCTGCAAAGGGGTAA
- a CDS encoding DNA-directed RNA polymerase subunit alpha, with product MTQSNNWTDFQMPSRLNVESDTLTDRYGKFFAQPFERGFGTTIGNSIRRALLSSIEGAAVTAVKITGVEHEFSSIKGVVEDATDVILNLKQIPFVLNGGGPKTLTISKKGAGEVTSADIQADGDVEILDTDIHIATISGSGSLNIEMRLKRGRGYVSAELNNDEDLSVGYIPIDSVHTPIKKVNYSVDKTRQGSNTEFDKLVIEVWTDGSVKPEDSIGLAAKLVKDHMSIFINFEEEEEEYKYEDIARPPLMRNDLLDKPVDELELSVRSYNCLKNADIRSIRDLIKRSEKDMLHTKNFGKKSLTEIKDLLHGMGLDFGMDFDENGNPIPGSGGRDLD from the coding sequence ATGACACAAAGCAACAATTGGACGGATTTCCAAATGCCTAGCCGGCTGAACGTCGAAAGCGATACACTGACAGACCGATATGGAAAGTTCTTTGCCCAACCCTTCGAACGCGGGTTTGGCACGACGATCGGCAACTCGATCAGACGTGCTTTGCTGTCTTCGATCGAGGGAGCCGCTGTTACGGCCGTCAAGATCACCGGTGTCGAGCACGAATTCTCTTCGATCAAAGGCGTGGTCGAAGACGCGACGGACGTTATCTTGAATTTGAAGCAGATTCCCTTTGTTCTGAATGGCGGCGGCCCCAAGACCCTGACGATAAGCAAAAAGGGCGCGGGCGAGGTGACAAGCGCTGATATTCAGGCTGACGGTGACGTTGAGATCCTAGATACAGATATCCATATCGCGACCATCAGCGGCTCTGGCTCGCTGAATATCGAAATGCGTCTTAAGCGCGGACGCGGATATGTTTCTGCGGAATTGAATAACGATGAGGATCTCTCAGTTGGGTATATTCCGATCGATTCGGTCCACACCCCGATAAAGAAAGTCAATTACAGTGTCGATAAGACCCGTCAAGGCTCTAACACCGAGTTCGATAAACTTGTTATCGAAGTTTGGACCGACGGCTCGGTTAAACCTGAAGATTCGATCGGACTTGCGGCAAAACTGGTCAAAGACCATATGTCGATCTTCATCAATTTCGAAGAGGAAGAAGAAGAATACAAGTATGAGGATATAGCCCGCCCGCCATTGATGAGGAACGACTTGCTTGACAAGCCCGTCGATGAACTTGAGCTGTCGGTTCGCTCGTACAATTGCCTTAAGAATGCCGATATCCGATCGATCAGAGACCTTATTAAGCGCAGCGAAAAGGATATGCTGCACACTAAGAACTTCGGCAAGAAGTCGTTGACAGAGATAAAAGATCTGCTGCACGGCATGGGGCTTGATTTTGGTATGGATTTCGACGAGAACGGCAACCCGATTCCGGGTTCGGGCGGCCGAGACCTAGATTAG
- the rpsD gene encoding 30S ribosomal protein S4 gives MARYRDAVCRLCRREGGKLFLKGDRCFKPSCAIEKRGTNPPGQHGAARRKMLAGYGQQLREKQKVKRIYFVLEKQFRNYFEKALRQKGVTGENLLFMLERRLDNVVYRSGFATSRRQARQLVNHGHIEVNGRKVDIPSFQVKIGDTVSVKDKSHKNAHVEGAWQTAAGRGRPAWIAPEGKDLSVAIASLPTRQDIDSNINEQLIVELYSK, from the coding sequence ATGGCTAGATATAGAGATGCGGTGTGCAGGCTTTGCCGCCGCGAAGGTGGAAAGTTGTTCTTGAAAGGCGACCGATGTTTCAAGCCGTCGTGCGCCATAGAAAAACGCGGAACTAATCCTCCCGGGCAGCATGGTGCGGCTCGTCGAAAGATGTTGGCTGGCTATGGTCAGCAGCTGCGTGAAAAACAAAAGGTCAAACGCATTTACTTCGTCCTCGAAAAGCAGTTCAGAAATTACTTCGAAAAGGCACTCCGACAAAAGGGCGTTACGGGTGAGAATCTGCTATTTATGCTTGAGCGACGTCTCGATAACGTCGTTTACCGTTCGGGTTTCGCGACCTCGCGACGGCAAGCTCGACAACTGGTCAACCATGGCCACATCGAAGTGAATGGACGAAAGGTGGACATCCCTTCATTTCAGGTCAAGATCGGCGACACGGTGTCGGTCAAGGATAAGAGTCACAAGAATGCTCACGTCGAGGGTGCTTGGCAAACTGCGGCTGGGCGTGGGCGTCCGGCGTGGATAGCCCCTGAAGGAAAAGATCTGAGCGTCGCTATAGCGTCGCTTCCGACTCGTCAGGATATAGATTCGAACATCAACGAACAGTTAATCGTCGAGCTTTACAGCAAGTAG
- the rpsK gene encoding 30S ribosomal protein S11: MAKAAAKKKTFKKKERKNIPIGIVHVSASFNNTLISITDTQGNLIAQSSSGARGFRGSRKGTPFAAQQAAGEAARKALEAGMREAEVRVKGPGGGRESAIRAINQAGIRVTSIRDTTPIPHNGCRPPKRRRV, translated from the coding sequence ATGGCAAAAGCAGCAGCAAAGAAAAAGACCTTTAAGAAGAAAGAGCGGAAGAATATTCCCATAGGGATCGTTCATGTATCGGCGTCGTTCAACAACACGCTGATCTCGATCACGGACACGCAGGGAAACCTGATCGCTCAGTCGTCATCAGGGGCACGAGGTTTTCGAGGCTCGCGCAAAGGAACTCCTTTCGCCGCACAGCAGGCGGCTGGCGAAGCAGCGAGAAAGGCCCTTGAGGCCGGAATGCGAGAAGCCGAGGTTCGTGTAAAGGGGCCGGGTGGCGGCCGTGAATCAGCGATCCGTGCGATCAACCAGGCCGGTATCCGTGTAACGTCCATACGCGACACGACGCCGATCCCGCACAATGGTTGCCGACCGCCAAAGCGCAGGCGAGTTTGA
- the rpsM gene encoding 30S ribosomal protein S13: protein MARVAGVDLPPNKRAQIGLTYIYGVGKSRATEILGRADISIDARIRDLSEEELNKIRSILDTDGDIEGDLRKRVQMDIKRLMDIGCYRGLRHRRSLPVRGQRTSTNARTRKGPRKAAVAKKKAPGKK, encoded by the coding sequence ATGGCTCGAGTAGCAGGAGTTGATTTACCGCCCAATAAGAGGGCACAGATCGGATTGACGTATATTTACGGCGTCGGAAAGTCGCGCGCGACCGAGATCCTCGGCAGGGCGGATATTAGCATCGATGCCCGGATCCGGGACCTGAGCGAAGAGGAATTGAACAAGATCCGTTCGATCCTGGATACAGACGGCGATATCGAGGGCGACCTTCGCAAACGTGTGCAGATGGACATCAAGCGATTGATGGACATCGGCTGCTACCGCGGACTTCGTCACCGCCGCAGCCTTCCGGTTCGCGGACAGCGTACTTCGACAAATGCCCGAACACGTAAAGGCCCGCGTAAAGCCGCGGTCGCTAAAAAGAAGGCACCAGGTAAGAAGTAG
- the rpmJ gene encoding 50S ribosomal protein L36, with translation MKVRPSVKKICDKCKIIHRKGVVRVICENPKHKQRQG, from the coding sequence ATGAAAGTGCGACCTTCAGTAAAAAAGATCTGCGATAAATGCAAGATCATTCACCGTAAGGGTGTTGTGCGCGTTATTTGCGAAAACCCAAAGCATAAGCAGCGGCAGGGATAG
- the infA gene encoding translation initiation factor IF-1, whose amino-acid sequence MAKEEAIEVTATVLETLPNARFKLAVDENNHEVLAHVSGKMRKNFIRILPGDKVLVELSPYDLSKGRITYRYK is encoded by the coding sequence ATGGCTAAAGAAGAGGCGATAGAGGTGACAGCGACCGTTCTCGAGACACTGCCGAATGCCAGGTTCAAGTTGGCGGTCGACGAAAATAACCATGAGGTTCTTGCCCATGTATCGGGAAAAATGAGGAAGAACTTTATTAGGATTCTCCCGGGAGACAAAGTGTTGGTCGAATTGTCGCCATACGATCTAAGTAAAGGGCGAATAACCTATCGCTACAAATAG
- the map gene encoding type I methionyl aminopeptidase, with product MIIAKSQSDLEKMRAVGELIAEVREALRRMIEPGITTLELNNAAEKMMRDAGAIPTFIGYKPRGMVPFPFAICASVNEQIVHGFSTDKPLREGDILSIDMAATYQGFVGDTATTVPVGKIRDDLAQLIRVTEECLELAIEQCYPNNRVGDIGWAVQQHAEKYGYGIVRDYTGHGIGRSMHEAPQIPNYGRKGTREKIRVGYCFAIEPMLNLGTAETKTLDDGWTVVTSDGKASAHCEHTLAVTPAGPEILTLTKNQKAALNMAKAENAVAPLESAAKKG from the coding sequence ATGATCATCGCAAAATCGCAAAGCGACCTTGAAAAAATGCGGGCCGTAGGCGAACTGATCGCCGAGGTTCGCGAGGCGTTGCGCCGCATGATCGAGCCTGGCATAACAACGTTGGAACTCAATAATGCGGCCGAGAAGATGATGCGGGATGCCGGTGCGATCCCGACGTTCATCGGATACAAGCCGCGTGGAATGGTTCCATTCCCCTTTGCCATCTGCGCCTCGGTCAACGAGCAGATCGTTCATGGATTTTCAACCGATAAGCCGCTGCGCGAAGGCGACATTTTATCGATCGATATGGCGGCAACGTATCAAGGATTTGTCGGCGACACCGCAACGACGGTCCCGGTCGGTAAGATCCGTGACGATCTCGCACAATTGATACGGGTCACCGAGGAGTGCCTTGAACTTGCGATCGAACAGTGTTATCCGAACAATCGTGTCGGAGACATCGGTTGGGCAGTTCAGCAGCATGCCGAAAAGTATGGTTACGGGATCGTCCGCGATTACACGGGCCACGGGATAGGACGTTCAATGCACGAGGCTCCACAGATTCCGAATTATGGCCGCAAGGGGACGCGTGAAAAGATCCGTGTCGGATATTGTTTTGCGATAGAGCCCATGCTTAACCTAGGCACCGCTGAAACGAAAACACTCGACGATGGATGGACCGTCGTGACAAGCGACGGCAAAGCTTCAGCTCACTGCGAGCACACGCTTGCGGTCACGCCGGCTGGGCCCGAAATACTTACGCTTACTAAGAACCAAAAGGCCGCATTGAACATGGCAAAGGCAGAAAATGCCGTGGCTCCGCTTGAATCGGCGGCAAAAAAAGGTTAA
- a CDS encoding adenylate kinase, translating into MQKIIVLIGAPGAGKGTQARLLQERRGVPQISTGDMFRELKNADTPLAREVQEIMASGKLVPDEVTYRMVKDRTMRDDCRNGYILDGYPRTAVQAAQLEELASEQGMSIQAIEVDVPREELMRRLTGRRSCPVCGEIYNIYSRPPKVENVCDEHPEAQLIHRGDDNEESVRTRLATYDDSTKPLLDHYQGLGLLKKVDGAGSVEEIYSAIDKLL; encoded by the coding sequence ATGCAAAAGATTATCGTATTGATTGGTGCTCCGGGAGCGGGAAAGGGAACCCAGGCACGGCTCCTACAGGAACGAAGGGGGGTCCCACAAATTTCGACCGGCGATATGTTCCGCGAGCTTAAGAATGCCGACACGCCGCTTGCCCGTGAGGTTCAGGAAATAATGGCGTCGGGAAAGCTTGTTCCGGACGAGGTCACCTACCGGATGGTAAAGGATCGAACCATGCGCGACGACTGCCGAAATGGGTACATTCTCGATGGTTACCCGCGAACCGCTGTTCAGGCCGCGCAGCTTGAAGAATTGGCAAGCGAACAGGGAATGTCGATACAGGCGATCGAGGTCGACGTCCCGCGTGAAGAGTTGATGAGGCGGCTGACCGGCCGGCGTTCGTGTCCGGTCTGCGGCGAGATCTATAATATTTACTCGAGGCCGCCGAAGGTCGAGAACGTTTGTGACGAACATCCCGAAGCCCAGTTGATCCATCGCGGGGATGACAACGAAGAAAGCGTAAGAACGCGTCTTGCTACTTACGACGACTCGACAAAACCGCTGCTCGATCACTATCAAGGCTTGGGACTTTTGAAGAAGGTGGATGGTGCCGGATCGGTCGAAGAGATCTACTCGGCGATCGATAAACTGCTTTAA